From a single Arachis hypogaea cultivar Tifrunner chromosome 3, arahy.Tifrunner.gnm2.J5K5, whole genome shotgun sequence genomic region:
- the LOC112789043 gene encoding gibberellin 2-beta-dioxygenase 8-like — MMIDSNPPLLHHYQALLRKSAKLQHANNNKNNNRTFEIHNDPIVDECELPLIDLSGLESCNATERVACTAAICKAASEWGFFQVVNHGISTELLRNMKEEQMKLFKVPFDRKVTCEILNNPYRWGTPTATRSNQFSWSEAFHIPLTKISDAASWGEFTSLREAINEFAPAMLKVSRLLASILAENLGYPNDAIEKLCDASTCFLRLNHYPSCPKSQDEIFGLVPHTDSDFLTILYQDQVGGLQLMKDSKWVAVKPNPDALIVNIGDLFQAWSNDVYKSVEHKVVANDKMDRYSIAYFLCPSYSTIINGYRKPSLYRKFTFGEYRHRIQEDIKNIGHKIGLSRFLL; from the exons ATGATGATAGATTCAAACCCTCCACTCTTGCACCATTATCAAGCACTTCTAAGGaaatctgccaaactccaacatGCTAAtaataacaagaacaataatagaACTTTTGAAATTCACAATGATCCTATAGTGGATGAATGTGAGCTTCCACTGATAGACCTTAGTGGTCTTGAAAGTTGTAATGCCACAGAAAGAGTGGCTTGCACTGCAGCAATATGCAAGGCAGCATCAGAATGGGGATTCTTCCAAGTAGTAAACCATGGAATAAGCACTGAGCTACTGAGGAACATGAAGGAAGAGCAAATGAAGTTGTTTAAGGTACCCTTTGACAGGAAGGTCACTTGTGAGATTCTGAACAATCCTTACAGATGGGGAACACCAACAGCTACTCGCTCAAACCAGTTTTCTTGGTCAGAAGCCTTTCACATTCCTCTCACCAAGATTTCTGATGCAGCTTCCTGGGGTGAATTCACTTCTTTAAG GGAAGCAATCAATGAATTTGCACCAGCTATGTTAAAAGTTTCTAGATTATTAGCAAGCATTCTAGCAGAAAACTTGGGCTACCCAAATGATGCAATTGAAAAACTCTGTGATGCAAGCACATGCTTTCTGAGATTAAATCACTATCCATCATGCCCAAAATCCCAAGATGAAATTTTTGGATTAGTACCTCACACTGACAGTGATTTCCTTACAATCCTTTATCAAGATCAAGTTGGTGGCCTCCAACTCATGAAAGATTCCAAATGGGTTGCTGTAAAACCAAATCCAGATGCTCTAATTGTTAACATCGGTGACCTTTTTCAG GCATGGAGCAATGACGTGTACAAAAGTGTGGAGCACAAGGTAGTGGCAAATGACAAAATGGATAGATATTCCATAGCATACTTCCTATGCCCTTCTTACAGTACAATAATAAATGGCTACAGGAAACCTTCTTTATACAGGAAATTCACATTTGGAGAATACAGACACCGAATTCAGGAAGATATCAAGAACATAGGACACAAAATTGGACTATCAAGATTTCTGCTTTAA